Proteins encoded in a region of the Acipenser ruthenus chromosome 54, fAciRut3.2 maternal haplotype, whole genome shotgun sequence genome:
- the LOC131723321 gene encoding histone H1-like, whose translation MAETAPAPVAPVPAKAPKKKTAAKPKKSGPSVSELIVKAVSASKERSGLSVAALKKILQAGGYDVEKNNSLVNRALKSLVTKETLLQTKGTGASGSFKLNKKAAEAKEKAAKKKAAAPKKPAAKKAVVKKTTKKVSAKKAATPKKSPKKATKPKAVKKAPKSPKKAAAKPKKVVKKSPKKAKAAPKPKRVTKAAKPAAKKAAPKKK comes from the coding sequence ATGGCAGAAACTGCTCCCGCACCAGTCGCGCCTGTTCCGGCGAAAGCTCCCAAGAAGAAGACCGCAGCAAAGCCCAAGAAATCGGGTCCCAGCGTGTCGGAGCTCATCGTCAAGGCTGTGTCTGCCTCCAAGGAGCGCAGCGGGCTGTCCGTGGCGGCGCTCAAGAAGATCCTGCAGGCCGGCGGCTACGATGTGGAGAAGAACAACTCCCTCGTCAATAGAGCCCTCAAGAGCCTGGTGACCAAGGAGACCCTGCTACAGACCAAGGGCACCGGCGCCTCGGGCTCCTTCAAGCTCAACAAAAAGGCGGCTGAAGCCAAGGAGAAGGCGGCCAAGAAGAAGGCAGCAGCTCCCAAGAAACCAGCGGCAAAGAAAGCGGTTGTCAAGAAAACAACGAAAAAGGTTTCAGCAAAGAAAGCAGCGACTCCCAAGAAGTCTCCTAAGAAAGCGACGAAACCAAAAGCTGTAAAGAAGGCGCccaagagcccgaagaaagcggctgccaagcctaaaaaggtcgtaaagaagagcccgaagaaagcgaaGGCAGCGCCTAAACCTAAACGGGTAACCAAGGCAGCTAAACCCGCAGCGAAGAAGGCGGCTCCGAAAAAGAAGTGA
- the LOC131723318 gene encoding zinc finger protein 180-like: MRPVCEMREMDLCASSASLLEEELVSAIEPAVKAAVLSVMSAITRFVDSKCAVFHLRLDERDKDFESVMLRLEIAESELKAVRERECTNTADKNFTHSLTNTDEQYCGTDIITDVTESCPAERNALPHAEEGLKAESVPIEEELFDQEWCRSPKQAPELTSIEGEEEKPGLDPVHFKGESPELEPVHVNEEIPGIEPVIIKEEVLELESDPIEEGGSDHFERRQQIHAGQKLHCCTECGTSFSTFAELTSHQCIHTERKQYRCTECGKSYKYSNHLKTHQRTHTGEKPYCCSECGKRFISSEQLKRHQRSHTGEKPYHCTQCGKSFTQFGNLKLHWRIHTGEKPYCCTECGKCFTQLQHLKTHQRIHTAKKLY, encoded by the exons ATGAGACCCGTCTGTGAAATGAGAGAGATGGATCTCTGCGCATCCTCCGCGTCTCTCCTGGAAGAAGAACTCGTCTCTGCTATCGAGcctgcagtgaaagcggctgtgctGAGCGTCATGTCTGCGATCACAAGGTTCGTGGacagtaaatgtgcagttttccacCTGAGACTGGACGAAAGAGACAAAGATTTCGAAAGCGTGATGTTGCGATTGGAAATCgcggagagcgagttgaaagccgTAAGAGAACGAGAATGCACGAACACTGCCGATAAGAActtcacacactctctcacaaaCACCGATGAACAATACTGCGGGACTGACATCATCACAGACGTCACTGAATCAT GTCCTGCAGAGAGAAATGCTCTCCCTCATGCTGAGGAAGGGTTGAAGGCAGAATCAGTTCCCATTGAAGAGGAGCTCTTTGACCAGGAATGGTGCAGGAGTCCAAAGCAGGCTCCAGAGCTGACATCTATTGAAGGGGAGGAGgagaaacctggactggatcctGTCCACTTTAAAGGGGAGTCACCTGAACTGGAACCTGTCCACGTTAATGAAGAGATCCCTGGAATTGAACCGGTCATCATTAAAGAGGAGGTTCTTGAACTTGAATCTGACCCCATTGAAGAGGGGGGTTCTGACCACTTTGAAAGACGGCAGCAGATTCACGCTGGACAGAAACTGCATTGCTGCACAGAATGTGGTACGAGTTTCAGTACGTTTGCAGAGCTGACAAGCCACCAGTGCATTCACACAGAGAGGAAACAGTATCGCTGCACTGAATGTGGAAAAAGTTACAAATATTCAAAccaccttaaaacacaccagcggaCCCACACAGGAGAAAAGCCCTATTGCTGCAGTGAATGTGGTAAGAGATTTATTTCATCAGAACAGTTGAAGAGACACCAGCGAAGTCATACAGGAGAAAAGCCATATCACTGTACacaatgtgggaagagttttactCAGTTTGGAAACTTGAAATTGCACTggcgaattcacacgggagagaaaccgtattgctgcacGGAATGTGGAAAGTGTTTCACACAGTTACAGCACCTCAAAactcaccagcgaattcacacagcaAAGAaattgtactga
- the LOC117398212 gene encoding histone H2A-like: protein MSGRGKTGGKTRAKAKTRSSRAGLQFPVGRVHRLLRKGNYAQRVGAGAPVYLAAVLEYLTAEILELAGNAARDNKKTRIIPRHLQLAVRNDEELNKLMGGVTIAQGGVLPNIQAVLLPKKTEKPAKK from the coding sequence ATGTCTGGACGAGGAAAGACCGGCGGTAAGACCCGAGCTAAGGCAAAGACTCGCTCCTCCAGGGCGggactgcagttcccagtcggCCGCGTTCATAGGCTGCTACGGAAAGGAAACTATGCCCAGCGTGTCGGCGCTGGAGCCCCGGTCTATCTGGCCGCtgtgctcgagtacctgactgctgaaatcctggagctggccgggaacgccgcccgggacaacaagaaaaccagaatcatcccgcgtcacctgcagctcgctgtccgcaacgacgaggagctcaacaagctgatgggaggcgtcaccatcgctcagggcggagtgctgcccaacatccaggccgtgctgctgcccaagaaaaccgagaagccagCCAAGAAGTAA
- the LOC117398198 gene encoding zinc finger protein 180-like gives MRPVCEMREMDICASSASLLEEELASAIEPAVKAAVLSVMSAITRFVDSKCAVFHLRLDERDKDFESVMLRLEIAESELKAVRERECTNTADKNFTHSLTNTDEQYCGTDIITDVTESCPAERNALPHAEEGLKAESVPIEEELFDQEWCRSPKQAPELTSIEGEEEKPGLDPVHFKGESPELEPVHVNEEIPGIEPVIIKEEVLELESDPIEEGGSDHFERRQQIHAGQKLHCCTECGTSFSTFAELTSHQCIHTERKQYRCTECGKSYKYSNHLKTHQRTHTGEKPYCCSECGKRFISSEQLKRHQRSHTGEKPYHCTQCGKSFTQFGNLKLHWRIHTGEKPYCCTECGKCFTQLQHLKTHQRIHTAKKLY, from the exons ATGAGACCCGTCTGTGAAATGAGAGAGATGGATATCTGCGCATCCTCCGCGTCTCTCCTGGAAGAAGAACTCGCCTCTGCTATCGAGcctgcagtgaaagcggctgtgctGAGCGTCATGTCTGCGATCACAAGGTTCGTGGacagtaaatgtgcagttttccacCTGAGACTGGACGAAAGAGACAAAGATTTCGAAAGCGTGATGTTGCGATTGGAAATCgcggagagcgagttgaaagccgTAAGAGAACGAGAATGCACGAACACTGCCGATAAGAActtcacacactctctcacaaaCACCGATGAACAATACTGCGGGACTGACATCATCACAGACGTCACTGAATCAT GTCCTGCAGAGAGAAATGCTCTCCCTCATGCTGAGGAAGGGTTGAAGGCAGAATCAGTTCCCATTGAAGAGGAGCTCTTTGACCAGGAATGGTGCAGGAGTCCAAAGCAGGCTCCAGAGCTGACATCTATTGAAGGGGAGGAGgagaaacctggactggatcctGTCCACTTTAAAGGGGAGTCACCTGAACTGGAACCTGTCCACGTTAATGAAGAGATCCCTGGAATTGAACCGGTCATCATTAAAGAGGAGGTTCTTGAACTTGAATCTGACCCCATTGAAGAGGGGGGTTCTGACCACTTTGAAAGACGGCAGCAGATTCACGCTGGACAGAAACTGCATTGCTGCACAGAATGTGGTACGAGTTTCAGTACGTTTGCAGAGCTGACAAGCCACCAGTGCATTCACACAGAGAGGAAACAGTATCGCTGCACTGAATGTGGAAAAAGTTACAAATATTCAAAccaccttaaaacacaccagcggaCCCACACAGGAGAAAAGCCCTATTGCTGCAGTGAATGTGGTAAGAGATTTATTTCATCAGAACAGTTGAAGAGACACCAGCGAAGTCATACAGGAGAAAAGCCATATCACTGTACacaatgtgggaagagttttactCAGTTTGGAAACTTGAAATTGCACTggcgaattcacacgggagagaaaccgtattgctgcacGGAATGTGGAAAGTGTTTCACACAGTTACAGCACCTCAAAactcaccagcgaattcacacagcaAAGAaattgtactga
- the LOC117398207 gene encoding histone H1-like has product MAETDPAPAAPVPAKAPKKKTAAKPKKSGPSVSELIVKAVSASKERSGLSVAALKKILQAGGYDVEKNNSLVNRALKSLVTKETLLQTKGTGASGSFKLNKKAAEAKEKAAKKKAAAPKKPAAKKAVVKKTTKKVSAKKAATPKKSPKKATKPKAVKNAPKSPKKAAAKPKKVVKKSPKKAKAAPKPKRVTKAAKPAAKKAAPKKK; this is encoded by the coding sequence ATGGCAGAAACTGATCCCGCACCAGCCGCTCCTGTTCCGGCGAAAGCTCCCAAGAAGAAGACCGCAGCAAAGCCCAAGAAATCGGGTCCCAGCGTGTCGGAGCTCATCGTCAAGGCTGTGTCTGCCTCCAAGGAGCGCAGCGGGCTGTCCGTGGCGGCGCTCAAGAAGATCCTGCAGGCCGGCGGCTACGATGTGGAGAAGAACAACTCCCTCGTCAATAGAGCCCTCAAGAGCCTGGTGACCAAGGAGACCCTGCTACAGACCAAGGGCACCGGCGCCTCGGGCTCCTTCAAGCTCAACAAAAAGGCGGCTGAAGCCAAGGAGAAGGCGGCCAAGAAGAAGGCAGCAGCTCCCAAGAAACCAGCGGCAAAGAAAGCGGTTGTCAAGAAAACAACGAAAAAGGTTTCGGCAAAGAAAGCAGCGACTCCCAAGAAGTCTCCTAAGAAAGCGACGAAACCAAAAGCTGTAAAGAATGCGCccaagagcccgaagaaagcggctgccaagcctaaaaaggtcgtgaagaagagcccgaagaaagcgaaGGCAGCGCCTAAACCTAAACGGGTAACCAAGGCAGCTAAACCCGCAGCGAAGAAGGCGGCTCCGAAAAAGAAGTGA